TCAGAGGCACAGCCTAGTGCCGGAGGAGGACTTGACGAAGGAGAGAAGCAACATTGCAATGGAGATTGTGGGTTGGAGAATGCAAGATTTCCTGAGCATGTGTATTGGGACTTCAAGATAAACTTCCTAGGAGAAAAAGATACTGTCCCTGTTCACTTTTGTCACCACTGTGGATTTCCCATCAGAATTTATGGACGCATGATACCCTGCCTACATGTCTTCTGCTATGACTGTGCCGCTTTGCATGGGGAAAAGGGAGATAAGAAGTGCCCGAGCTGTAGTGAACCAGTGCAGCAAGTCGAGCATTATACCCGAGATTCTTTCCAGACGTAGCAGCATGCAAGTAACCCAGTCTGCGCTGCTGCCTGTAGCCCCGAAAGCCAGTGTAATACAAATCCTTCTGCCCTGAACATAGTGGCCAACTGGTAAATGCCCCCTCCACACCACTCTAACCCTAACGCTTTCCCAAGGCTCGTGAATCCAAGCTGTAGTTTCATTCTTCCTCTTTTTGTTGCCAAGGTGAGTCCTACTCCCAAGTGGTGTCCTCTCCACCTTGAAGAACACAGAGTTTGGCTTCTCATTCTCCGCTCTCAGGGCCACATCCTCAGAACAAGATCGAAACGTCTTTGCTGCCATTGAAGTAACTCTAACTGAGGAGGCTACAGGAATGACAGACAGCAGCACCATCTGTAGACTGATAGAAGTCTATTACACTAAACTACAAGATACAGACTCCCTCTAGCTGTCCGAGCTGCACGCTTCTGTCATAGAACAGTCATTGCCGTGGCTGCAAGACACTCTGGGatcttaaatcttttttttttttttaatcctgtcttCAAAGCACATAGCTGCAGACAAGTGGTTCGGACTACAGCTGTTGTTCTAAGCCCCTTTGCCTTTAGTGCGGCAAACTGCTGCAAAGACGTTAGCTTCTAGTATAAACTAAAAACAGACTCCGTACTTTGAGTAATGCTGCTGTTCAAAGGGACATGGTTGGGTTAAAAAATCCTACTAGTAAAGACTTTTAAGATTATGATtaagattattaaaactgaaagaatggCATCTTTGCCTTCGTGTCTTGTGTACTCCTAGTTCGCTGACGTTGCCTAGTCTTGTTTTGATTTCTAGtctttcactttcaggttcttatGCAATGTCACAGTGTTGGGATTGCAAGTGCTGCAGGGTAACAATCTCTTCTTCAAGCCATTTCCCCCTGGATTTAAGTGTTCACAAACATTTCTCTTGGTCCTGGATTTTAGAACTTGTCTTATATAAATGTagcccctctgccccctttccccccgaTGTTTGACATACAATGGTTGGTTTCACGTGCAGTGTGTTCTGTCAGTCAGTGTGTAATTTGGATTGGAAATTGCCATAATCTCTGCAAAGAATGAGACTTAATTGCGCTCTTCTGAGCGCCCGGCATCTTCCAGTATAGATGTTCTACTTCACTCAGCAGTTGGGCTTCCCTTTTGTAATTGATTCACGCAGCTCAATAGCAATATAGAGAGGAGACCTATATTCCCCTCACTCTTGCTGCTAGCTGATATGGTAAGGAGAGCATTACAACTGGAACACTTTTTAATTTCTCACTGATGCTGAAAAGTGCCCCCAATACAGATCCCAAGGGCTCTGCTTTTTGTCTGCCAGCCCACGGATCTTCGGCTGTCCAGGTTTCTCTGAAACGCCTGAAATTAGTATAATATTCTCAAgcacctgccccactccccagaaATCCCctgtatgccaacattttttaaatgtagtttttatATTCAACCTGGGATCCCTACAGTGTATGTATCCTATTGAGTTGAACGAATCATACCATCACACAGAAAATCTTTTCTTGAGTTTGTTTCTGGCAGGCAGTAGAGGGCTGAGCTCTGctgtggtggggggcaggatcACGAATTTTCATAGTGTTTTAGGTGCCAGGTTCTGTTTGTTAACCCCTGCCACTCATGAGAGCATCTAGTCTTGAAATCGTGCACCGTTCTTCTTCCTTTTATATAGAAGCCCTGAAAGTCAGCTGGCTCAGTCCAGAAAGCAAGTGGCCAAGAAAAGCACGTCCTTCCGTCCTGGCTCTGTGGGGTCTGGACACTCTTCGCCTGTTTCTCCTGTCCTAAGTGAAACTCCTCCCATGGGGAAAGCTGCAGTGAACCAGCAATATCGGTAAGCAAGCTCTAGTCTGGTTTCCCTTTAAGATGCATGCTGCAGAATCCCTAGGCTCATGCATATTTTACATGAGAATGTgtgctgtttgtacagcgcctagcacgttAGATTctggtccatgaccagggctcTTAAGTGCTGTGGTATTACTAATAATGAAAAGACCTGTTCTCTCTTTACGATGGTGCAGGTGTGCTAGCCAGCTCCCAGTATAGAGTTGAAAATCTTGTCCCTCCTTAGCCGCCGTAGGGTCATCCCCCTGTTCCCTGTGGCTTTTTGCTCCGTGTAGTCAGTGGTGCTTCCCTAGGGAGCCTATCTTACGGTGTCTCTGAGGAGGGCTTCATGTGCCAAATCAAGCTGTTAGTGTTGCTTTTCTCCAGGGGGGAGGATCCTTAGTGTATCTTCTTCgctgtctttctctctccagtGGAAGCTATTCCAGTGGCCAGCCAGGCAGCAGTGCGGTGCAGCCATTCCACGGCATGATGGATCGGGTGCCCAATGAGCCCTCATACCGGGCCCCGATGGAGAAGCTCTTTTACCTGCCCCACGTCTGCAGCTACACCTGCCTGTCGCGGGTCCGCCCCATCCGGAGCGACCAGTACCGCAGCAAGAACCCCCTTCTCATCCCGCTTCTCTACGACTTCCGGCGCATGACTGCCCGCCGCCGCGTCAACCGCAAGATGGGCTTCCACGTCATCTACAAGACGCCCTGCGGGCTGTGCCTGCGCACCATGCAGGAGATTGAGCGCTATATCTTTGAGACGGACTGTGACTTCCTCTTCCTGGAGATGTTCTGCCTAGACCCCTATGTGCTGGTGGACCGCAAGTTCCAGCCCTACAAGCCCTTCTACTACATTGCAGACATCACCAAAGGCAAGGAGGACGTGCCGCTGTCCTGCGTCAATGAGATAGACACTACCCCTCCTCCACAGGTGGCTTATAGCAAGGAGCGCATCCCGGGGAAAGGAGTCTATATCAACACCGGCTGGGAGTTCCTCGTGGGCTGCGACTGTAAAGACGGCTGCCGAGACAAGTAGGTGACTCTGTGCAGTTCCTCACGTCTCTGGGCGACACGTTGAGGAAAGGCTCTGCAAATAGGCCTTGCTGCATGGCCTGAATGTTACCAGCTCCTGGCTCGGTTGCACGTAGTATGTGGGGGGTGGTAAGGAAGCAAATCTCAGAGGCCAGGGCTCCCCGTGGAGAACACTGTCCCCAATTCTGGGGTACTTGGCTTGAGCCTCCCAACTCACTGCCGCAGCAGAGGGAATGCTTTATAATAAAAGTGTGTCAGGAGCACTGCTCTCGTAAGGTTGAGACTTAAGTTACCGTTTCTCAGCCGATTCCCAAGTATTCTAAAATCCACCTATTCCGATTGTCTCAAAAATCGTTTCCCCTGGTGCGGATGCAGGTTAGGGTTGGTGGCCCCCGCTGATGGAGTGTGGGGTTCCCACAATAGCATTTTGCTTGTTCTAATTTCTTTTGCACGTACCAAGGTCTCAGATTATGGCGCAGATCCCACTGCCTCAGGATTGCTCTGGGCTAGTGTCCTGCCACCGCTGCTCCTTCGGGGAAGCAATGTTAAATGTTTGGGGTAAAAGTTGGCTCTGCAGTGTGGCTCAAGTCATCTGAGCCTGTGCAGCAGGACAGGGGCTCTGTTGCAAGCCAATGTTTGAAGGTAACCTGCCATCAGAGTAAgtttttggggtgtgggggggctcaaAGTGACCTGCTGTAGCACTGTATAGCGAGAGTCCCAAATGTTCATACCCCGTCACTTGTATGTGACTTGAAAGGTGTGACTTCTCTTGTAAAATAAATCTTTGGGGGGGCTTTGTGACTTCAGATCTAAATGTGCCTGCCACCAGCTGACAGTCCAAGCAACAGGCTGCACCCCCGGTGGGCAGATCAACCCCAATTCTGGCTACCAGCACAAGAGGCTGGAGGAATGCCTCCCGACAGGGTGAGTAGAGTGGCACTGTGCTTTTGTTAAGCTGGATTTCTGAGACCAATATGGTCAATCTGACACCATATTGGAGAGCTAGTCGTACACACTGGAACTCCTGGGTTGTATTCCTGGCGCTTTCGCTAACTCCTGGCATTTGACAATACATGTCTGACTCTCGTCACTGTAGTTACCGAATACCTCACTATTTTAATGTAGTTAttctcaacaaaaaaaaaaaccccaaccccacaAATAGGGCATtacattattcctattttatagacggggaaactgaggcacagacttaAGTAACTTGCACctagtcacacaggaagtctgtgatgaAACAGGgaattgaagctgggtctcctgagtcccagtgtcATAACCAGTGCACCATCCTGCCTCTAAGAAACTTCCCCACTTGCCAGGTGGGGGTAGTGCAATTCTTCCTTTCATGTGTTCTTGCAAAATGAAATTagctgtaaagcactttgagcacCTCTGATGATTTGACTGTTCAAGTCCAAGATATTGCTAAGGCTCCATGGCAAATTGGTCCTAGACATGGCACCAGGGAGGGGTTCAGCTTCTGTGGCACTCAAATGCAGCCGGCTGGATGTTCTGTGACCGCTTCAGATTCACTGCAGAACTGAAATGTTGCTGAACGTGGTGAATGCAATCAGTGGGAGCCGTctgtcacattgcttaatgctcTAATGGAAGGCACTCAGGTACTGTAGAAGACTTGCTAAATTATAGTGGACCGACTGGTCAACTGCAGTTAACGTTTATTTTTATAGTAATGCTGTCCCTGAATTTTCAATGTactgctgatttatttatttattcatattagTAACACAAATGCAttggagaaagcaggggccttcTGCACCAAAGTAATTATGCATTATTTCATTCTACAGCGATCCAGCCTTACTACATGGGGTGTGTCAAATCCCCCAGTACGTCACTAGAAATCACTCACATCTTATGGCAAGCGATTTACTTTGAACGATTTTTTTCTCTACACAGCAAAAGCACACTCCTTTCAGACGCAGGGTTATGTCTGGACTTCTGTCCACTTCTGCCTCTAATAGGGATAGGTCCAGTGCTCTTCAGCTGGGAAAACCGCCCTCAGTGGGTTTTATATCAGTTTCTGTAACAAGCAATACCAATGCTATGTGCCCTCTAGAGCGGAAAGCTGGGATTTCCCCATTTGTCAAAATATCACATGCACAAAACCCAGGCAGTGCTAACATAAGATGGTAAGATTCAAAAGGAAACCAGGCAAATGGAGTGGCCTACTCTCTCCTCTGTTTGGTGGGTTTTTAAGAGCTCAGTCTGCGCTTTGAAACTTGCAGCAATAACCATCTGCTTTCCCTTCCCCAGAGTCTATGAATGTAACAAGAGATGCAAATGCAACACAAACATGTGCACCAATCGCTTGGTACAACATGGACTCCAAGTCAGACTCCAGCTATTCAAGACTCAGAACAAAGGCTGGGGAATCCGCTGCCTTGATGATATTGCCAAGGGCTCTTTTGTCTGCATCTATGCAGGTACAGGTGCCATGCCGCAGTGGTACTGAATATCCACCTGGAAGTCCTTTGGTTAAAATCGGGCACGACTAACACAGATCTGTCTTATGAAATGTCTGCTCCTACTAGACTGGGCTGCTATCGCCAACAGTCACAGAAATCCTAAACTATCctttcttaaacaaaacaaatatttatgtaAAATGACACCGACATTCGGTTTTCTGTTCACGTCTGAAGCTCTGTAAAAAGAATTGTCACAAACCTCCTCGCGTGCATGTTAAACTCATTTAAGGATGCACTGCAGTTTCATCCCTGCTTTTCCCCGTAAACAAGGAAATACAGAAACCATGGTGACTGCGATGCCAGTATTGAGAAGTGAAGCATTTGCCTAGAGCGAAGGCTTCCCCTGTGGCATTAATTCAGCAGCATTGCACAGACATAGCTACCTGCTTCCTGTTTGTTTAAACAATCTAGCACTGGGTTGCCAATAACTGAGTGATGTTGCTACAGTGCTAGTTTCTTATACGAACTTGTGTTCTTGGCCTACGTGACTCCAGCTGTCATTGCCAGTACAGAGACTGGACACTCTGGCTAATCAGTTCTCTCTTCCGAGAGTCCCTGGCTGGGTAGGGCTTTCATGTAGTCATGAAAGTGCAGTaggtttaacaaaacaaaaaaagggccTTAAACAGGGCTAGGTTCTCCCTGCTGGCTTTACAGCTTGTTTCAGTGACCTGCCGGGGAAGCTCCGCAGTAGGGCAGATTGGAAATGCTGCCCCAGTGCCTCAGAGCCCTCACTCTCTGTGGGCTGGGCTTCCTGGCTGTACTATTTCCCATGACACACCATGGGCCCTCCTCTTGCTTGTGCttgcattgtgggagatgtagtccctCTGGGGATCCCAGCATGTAGAGGAGAATAGGGACATGAAGGTCCTGAACTGCAGCTCCCATGAGGCCTCGTGGTGGCATTTCAGATTAAAAGTTTTCTGTTTTCTGGTGTTTGGCTTTTTAACAAAGTTGAATTTTTCCATGGAAgccagatgctttttttttttttttccacttaaatTCTTGAGTCCAAACCCAATTATCCAATGAAAAATAGCTTCAGTGGAAAACTCTCCACCGGCCTTACTCAGCTGTTGTTATACTTCCAGCTCCCTGATTTGGGGGTCAACCAGGGTCATCTCAGGCACACCGAGCTGTTTTAACCCTCCTTGCCTTAGCCACAGGCATAGCCTGCTTTGTTTTCAGAGCATAGCTTGGGAGTAGACCCAGGCCTGTTTCCTTTTGAAGGGGTAACACACCCACTAAAGTTCATGCCGCGCTCGTTTTCCAGGGAAAATCCTGACGGACGACTTTGCCGACAAAGAAGGGCTGGAGATGGGGGACGAGTACTTCGCCAACCTGGATCACATTGAGAGCGTGGAGAACTTCAAGGAGGGCTACGAGAGCGATGCCAAGTGCTCCTCCGACAGCAGTGGCGTGGACCTGAAGGACGAAGAGGAAGAGAACACCGGCACCGAGGAGCAGGATGAGTCCAACGAGGACAGCTCTGACGACAACTTCTGCAAGGACGAGGATTTCAGCACCAGCTCGGTGTGGCGCAGCTATGCTACCCGCCGGCAGACCCGGGGCCAGAAGGAGAATGGCCTGTCTGAGACAGCCTCCAAGGACTCCGGCCTCACCAGGCAGATCAGCCACGACGAGGTCGCCATGACCGCCGCCTGCAAACTGCCTGTGTCTGAGGAGACCTCCAAAAACAAAGTGGCCTCATGGCTGAGCTCCAACAGCATGTCGGACAGCTTCCAGGACAATGATAGCGCCTCCTCGTTCAAGATGACCGAGGCCAGCGAGGTCAAGGCAGGCAAAGTGGAAGTCCTGGGTGATCGAGAGAAGCCCTCCACTTCTGGGCTTGGGGGCAAGGAGGCCTTTGGCTTGGATGCAGACTCAAAGATGCAGAAGAAGGAGGTAAGAGAGAGGCTGATGTGGTGATGCTCGAAGTACATGGCATTCCCAGTCGCTGGGGAGATGGAGCATCAGCACCCCTCTTTATAGATGAGGTGCAGAGGAGGGAAATGCCTGGACCAGCCATGCCATGCAGCATTCCTGGATCCCAAGGCTGTGTTCAGCTAGGCTACAATGCCATTTTGTACAGCCGGCCTCGCCTTGGTAtctgtgaagtagggaagcaTTCTCCTGATTGCCTGCGTGGGAAAACAGGCGCAGAGAAGGCAAGTGACATGCCCAGGGTCAAACAGGGAGGCTGTCActgagccagaaatagaacccaagacTTCAGTCCCAGGTCAGTGCCCCCTctgctagatcagtggttctcaaccaggggtttgAAGCCCCCTGGGGGGGCcctgagcaggtttcagaggggctgccaagcagggccagctgcATAGGTTGAAGCCCAGGCGGtgtgagccctgccacccggggctgaagccgaagcctgagcaatgtagcttcatgggggcccctgtggcataaggccccaggcaattgccctgcttgctaccccctaacaccggccctggcttttatatgcagaaaaccagttactgcatatggggcctcagaaagaaaaaggatgagaacccctgtgctagatcATCCTTCCTACAGCATACACGTTAAACTCATCCAAGGGAATTGCAGCATTGAGTAGAGAAGTATCAAAAGACCCAAGTACTAATTTACATAATACGTAATTACTTGGCCAAGCTGCAACTAACAGGAAGGGTAGAAGCATTGAGGGATTGGAGGGATCCAAGGGCTATTACTCGAAGGAATGGATgatattaagaaagggaaaaatgcaGGGAAGATTTAACAGTGAGATCTGTTgcactgtggaatagtctcctatGGGAAGGTGAAGTGTCCTATTGTAAGGTACTTAATCCCTGGAGGACAGATTTAAGGCCCAAACCTGTGCTGAGCAGTGTCAGTGGACTTTATGGAAATGAGATTGAAAGTTAAGCCCTTGTAGAAGGCTGGAAAGCCCCAGATGAAGGTATATCCGGTGGAAACCAGTCCCCAGAAGAGTCTCTCTTTATAGCACCTGGGTCTTATGGCTAGTGGGTTACAGTACTTCAGGTCTCTGAGGTGCCAGATCTATATTCACAGAAAGCGAAATGCAGCCTGCAGAAGAGGTGTTAACTGTCTCTTACTTTTTTCACTTTGTAGGAATCTGAAGAGCCAAACAAGCTTTCGCTGTAAGTGTTGAAATATTTGAATTTGAGTGAAACGTTGCAGTTTACCAGTGCTGTCTGGGTATCTTTACTGCCACAATCACTGTCGCGTGTAGATGCCTCCCCAGTAATTAAGCTAGCCTCTGTGTACAGCCAGTGAGGGAGGTCCATGGTAGCTGAGTGAGAAACCAGCTCCATGCCAACAGAGGGGGCCGGGAAAGCTGCTGCATTACTACCGAGGCTGGTGAAGCCCTTGCATGTTAGGCCATGGAACTGGACTGGCTAGATTAGCAAGTTATACAGTCAGGTGTGAGCATCTCTTATCTTCTCCAGTTCTGTGTTAGAAGCTCTCCTGGGCATCACTGTGTTTCCGAGTATCCCTAGGACAGGTGGGGGAGATGGCTAGGAAGCAGCGTGCGTGACTTATTTTGTTCTTGCCCCCTGCAGGGCATCTGAGACAGGCAAGGTGTATGGCTATAATCCAAGCCCTATGAAACTCGAGGGGATCCGGAGGCCACCAAGCAAGACGATCATGCATCAGAGCAAAAGGCACTTGGCTCCTCCTCAGCAAGCAGCTGACGTAAGAATCgtgctttagggcctgatctttgAAGACTGGCCTGTGCCTTGTGGGCTTTTTGGTTTGCACTGCAAAACGGCAGGCGGTGTGAGGCCCTCTTTAAACTCAAGAGCTTTACATGTTCCAGCCTGATTAAGAGCTAGCCCCCAGTCCAGTGGATTATGATTGCTAGTTCCTTGGGGTTACAGCTTTCCAGGGTTTGCTTTGAATTGCAGGCACCTGTATTTGGGTTTCGAAGGCTCTGGCTTGCTATGGTAAAGCAGCTGTAGTGACTTGGTCTAAATGGGGTGAGGGACTCTGCTGTGGGGACTCTTCCATGCGTGGTGTTCAGATGATTGCCAGAATTAGTGTTAAGAAGGAATTGTCCCTAGGGCACATTGACAGGGACCGTAGGTTTCCTTATGCCTTCCCCTAGGACACTGAGCATCTGTTTGGGTCAGATAGACCTGATGTGGTTGATCTCTCGCAATTCCAGCGAGCGTGGATGGATCTTGGCGCTTCCTTATTTCTTTTTGTAAGAGATCGTTCACTCCAGGCTGCACGACAACCACTTGTGTTCTGTGATCCTTAGCTCTTTGTGTGTGTCATATATTTCATACAACATTGGGCACtgaatttggggttttttaaatcaaaacacttTCTGCATCGTTAACTCCTAATTGCAGAACATAAAAAAGGAAGCTAATCAAATCAGCCCTTGTTGCTATTATAAAAGTTGATGAAATCAAACTTCTGACCATTAGTGGTCATTAAAGAACTTATTTCACGCAGCGAGGGGAGGCGTGTTACCTCCCAGTGTTCTGGTCAAATTCCACCTTGGAGTTACTAACCAGCCTCTCTgatttccccctgcagtttcaaccTGAACATTATTCTTTTCCCATTTAATAAACTGTGGACTGTAGTGCTGCTTTGTGCTGTTAGCTGCCACAtaccacctcagaggtggctaaAATCCTTCCTGTCCAAATAGTCTTCAAGACAAAAGTTGCTATAGAAATTTTTTGAAGGCTCTAGGCCTGTTCATCAGGGTTCCAGGAcccagggttctgttcctgccttttccgtgtgtgtatttaaaatgaCTTCCCAAGGGTATCAGAAGCTTTAATGAATGAAAGGGCTTTGATAGTTGCTGAAAGGTTCTATAGAAAGGCACAATATTTAAGCACAGCTCCTTGGAGAAAGGGGAATTAATTCTCTCCGAGGCTTTAGCAGCATGCTGGAGAAGGTAAAACGATGCTTTTGGCCTGCATTGCAACCCCTCTGAGACGCTGGTACACGTGCCTGTTTCCAGGATGTGCTGACACTGTCAAGTAGCACGGACAGCGAGGGGGAGAATGGCCAGCCGGCAGCAGGACAAGCGCAGGGCAACACGAATGATAGTGATGACATCCAGACGATTTCCTCTGGCTCCGAGGAAGAGGACATCGATGATAAAAAGAATTCCTCTTCCGGGCTAGGTAAGTGCAGCAGGGGCATTTGGTGAAGGACTAATGGGATTGAACAGGGAGCTCTGTACAGAGAAGCGATGGGAGGTGTTGATAACATGATGACAAATGTGTCTCCAGTGCCCTGGGCAGACCAGCTGTTTCTACACGTTACACTGGTCCCAGTGCAGCTGACTACAGACTAAATTCTAATTGAGGGCTAAAGTTTCTCAAAGTGactggttttgggtgcccaacttgagacactttaaagggacCTGACTTCAGGTGGGTGCTCGGCccttcctgaaaatcaggcccctcacaatgggcacccaaaattactcCTCAGTCTGGAAAACTTTAGGCCTGAGATTCTGAAGAAAGAGCTATTTGTTTTTCTGTGGATTTCTGGGCATGGGCTGGCATTGAGCAGGGATTCCAGGATCCCTGGGTCCCAGCTTCAGAGAGGATTCAGGATTTTGTCCCAGCTCTAGAAGCTGAATCCTGAATGGTTTGAGTCTTGGCTGAAACAGGACAGTTTGTTAGCAGGCAGCGCTGGTTGAGTTGAACTGATTTCAGCTCACCAGCTACCCGCTAAAGTACCGTCACTGTCTTCGACCCCTTTAAGAAAGTGAGAGGAAACCTCGCGGTGATGATTTCTCTGATTTGGCAGGTCCCATTAAAAGGCAAGTGGCAGTGAAGTCCACACGAGGTTTTGCCCTCAAATCGACTCACGGGATTGCCATAAAGTCGACCAATATGGCATCAGCTGACAAGGGGGAGAACATGCTCGTGCGCAAAAACACCCGCCAGTTTTATGACGGCGAAGAGTCCTGCTATATCATTGATGCCAAACTCGAAGGGAACCTCGGCCGTTACCTCAATGTGAGTTCCCTCTTCTTGCGCGCTCTCCTAGGCAGTGCTGTGCATGTGTCCTCTCGGAGCATCAACAGTGCTGTCTGGCTCTCGGCTTCTGTTTGATTTGAGCAAATGTTGCACCGGAGTTTCACTTCTCTTAGGTAGCCTTGTGGGGCCGAATCAAGTTCCCCATTTGCCATACTTCGAACTTCAGCCCTGTCCCGGAGGGTTTCCTCCGGCTGACACGGTTAGGTGGGAGACCAGTGACTGCCAGTTCTGGTGGCTATTAAGTCAACACCTATCCCCTAGGGACCGAACTGAGTTCGGTGTCGCTTCAAACATCCGTTACCGAGCTGTCCCAGTGCAGGGTGCTGGActtgacctctccaggtcccgcCCAGCCCTTTAGTTCTGTGATTTAAAGGTGAACATTAACCTGCAGCTTGTCTGCTTTAGGTTTGTCGCTCTGTGCTCGACTCTAGACCAGCTTAGCAAGGAAGTGAAACCTGTCAAAGCAGCTGCTCCACAGTGGAGCGTATTTGCTCTTGATGTTGGGTGGGGGATGGAAATGCCGGAGTTGAAGATGGATGCGAAGTGCGgttgtgtgacacacacacattacagacTCTGCAGGCTCTTCATCTATTACAGGACAGAACGT
The sequence above is a segment of the Chelonia mydas isolate rCheMyd1 chromosome 24, rCheMyd1.pri.v2, whole genome shotgun sequence genome. Coding sequences within it:
- the SETDB1 gene encoding histone-lysine N-methyltransferase SETDB1 isoform X1 gives rise to the protein MRSIHACALVPFSIGAHLSFAGYRRRKCREVLSGPLPAGAPQKLSPPPSPGRAKMDSPEVTELQQEVMEELGISMEELQQFIDEELEKFECVKQRKQQLEELEKSVEQKEAEVAYVDQLFNDASRAIGKCEILVKDLYSKLGLQYRESSSEDEDSASKPMEVIEIPDEDDDDVMSIDSGWKRSETSNRISKDQTLLREAMAAMRKSAQDVQKFMEAVNKKTNAQDLQKDGLSSPPSSVGASQQVSSALAGSDLSNDGDLVVGMRILGKKRTKTWHKGILIAIQAVGAGKKFKVKFDNKGKSLLSGNHIAYDYHPSAEKLYVGSRVVAKYKDGNQVWLYAGIVAETPNMKNKLRFLIFFDDGYASYVTQSELYPICRPLKKTWEDIEDVSCRDFIEEYISAYPNRPMVLLKSGQLIKTEWEGTWWKSRVEEVDGSLVKILFLTDAVNVTMFSLPQDDKRCEWIYRGSTRLEPMFSMKTSTASALEKKQGGQMRTRPNVGAVRSKGPVVQYTQELTGTSTQFKPIEQIQAMSLAAPSVSPQPAEMESPESQLAQSRKQVAKKSTSFRPGSVGSGHSSPVSPVLSETPPMGKAAVNQQYRGSYSSGQPGSSAVQPFHGMMDRVPNEPSYRAPMEKLFYLPHVCSYTCLSRVRPIRSDQYRSKNPLLIPLLYDFRRMTARRRVNRKMGFHVIYKTPCGLCLRTMQEIERYIFETDCDFLFLEMFCLDPYVLVDRKFQPYKPFYYIADITKGKEDVPLSCVNEIDTTPPPQVAYSKERIPGKGVYINTGWEFLVGCDCKDGCRDKSKCACHQLTVQATGCTPGGQINPNSGYQHKRLEECLPTGVYECNKRCKCNTNMCTNRLVQHGLQVRLQLFKTQNKGWGIRCLDDIAKGSFVCIYAGKILTDDFADKEGLEMGDEYFANLDHIESVENFKEGYESDAKCSSDSSGVDLKDEEEENTGTEEQDESNEDSSDDNFCKDEDFSTSSVWRSYATRRQTRGQKENGLSETASKDSGLTRQISHDEVAMTAACKLPVSEETSKNKVASWLSSNSMSDSFQDNDSASSFKMTEASEVKAGKVEVLGDREKPSTSGLGGKEAFGLDADSKMQKKEESEEPNKLSLASETGKVYGYNPSPMKLEGIRRPPSKTIMHQSKRHLAPPQQAADDVLTLSSSTDSEGENGQPAAGQAQGNTNDSDDIQTISSGSEEEDIDDKKNSSSGLGPIKRQVAVKSTRGFALKSTHGIAIKSTNMASADKGENMLVRKNTRQFYDGEESCYIIDAKLEGNLGRYLNHSCSPNLFVQNVFVDTHDLRFPWVAFFASKRIRAGTELTWDYNYEVGSVEGKELLCCCGAIECRGRLL
- the SETDB1 gene encoding histone-lysine N-methyltransferase SETDB1 isoform X2, whose protein sequence is MRSIHACALVPFSIGAHLSFAGYRRRKCREVLSGPLPAGAPQKLSPPPSPGRAKMDSPEVTELQQEVMEELGISMEELQQFIDEELEKFECVKQRKQQLEELEKSVEQKEAEVAYVDQLFNDASRAIGKCEILVKDLYSKLGLQYRESSSEDEDSASKPMEVIEIPDEDDDDVMSETSNRISKDQTLLREAMAAMRKSAQDVQKFMEAVNKKTNAQDLQKDGLSSPPSSVGASQQVSSALAGSDLSNDGDLVVGMRILGKKRTKTWHKGILIAIQAVGAGKKFKVKFDNKGKSLLSGNHIAYDYHPSAEKLYVGSRVVAKYKDGNQVWLYAGIVAETPNMKNKLRFLIFFDDGYASYVTQSELYPICRPLKKTWEDIEDVSCRDFIEEYISAYPNRPMVLLKSGQLIKTEWEGTWWKSRVEEVDGSLVKILFLTDAVNVTMFSLPQDDKRCEWIYRGSTRLEPMFSMKTSTASALEKKQGGQMRTRPNVGAVRSKGPVVQYTQELTGTSTQFKPIEQIQAMSLAAPSVSPQPAEMESPESQLAQSRKQVAKKSTSFRPGSVGSGHSSPVSPVLSETPPMGKAAVNQQYRGSYSSGQPGSSAVQPFHGMMDRVPNEPSYRAPMEKLFYLPHVCSYTCLSRVRPIRSDQYRSKNPLLIPLLYDFRRMTARRRVNRKMGFHVIYKTPCGLCLRTMQEIERYIFETDCDFLFLEMFCLDPYVLVDRKFQPYKPFYYIADITKGKEDVPLSCVNEIDTTPPPQVAYSKERIPGKGVYINTGWEFLVGCDCKDGCRDKSKCACHQLTVQATGCTPGGQINPNSGYQHKRLEECLPTGVYECNKRCKCNTNMCTNRLVQHGLQVRLQLFKTQNKGWGIRCLDDIAKGSFVCIYAGKILTDDFADKEGLEMGDEYFANLDHIESVENFKEGYESDAKCSSDSSGVDLKDEEEENTGTEEQDESNEDSSDDNFCKDEDFSTSSVWRSYATRRQTRGQKENGLSETASKDSGLTRQISHDEVAMTAACKLPVSEETSKNKVASWLSSNSMSDSFQDNDSASSFKMTEASEVKAGKVEVLGDREKPSTSGLGGKEAFGLDADSKMQKKEESEEPNKLSLASETGKVYGYNPSPMKLEGIRRPPSKTIMHQSKRHLAPPQQAADDVLTLSSSTDSEGENGQPAAGQAQGNTNDSDDIQTISSGSEEEDIDDKKNSSSGLGPIKRQVAVKSTRGFALKSTHGIAIKSTNMASADKGENMLVRKNTRQFYDGEESCYIIDAKLEGNLGRYLNHSCSPNLFVQNVFVDTHDLRFPWVAFFASKRIRAGTELTWDYNYEVGSVEGKELLCCCGAIECRGRLL